One genomic segment of Hordeum vulgare subsp. vulgare chromosome 2H, MorexV3_pseudomolecules_assembly, whole genome shotgun sequence includes these proteins:
- the LOC123427666 gene encoding 26S proteasome non-ATPase regulatory subunit 1 homolog A-like isoform X1, with protein MAAVATVSSAGGILAMLHEPAEELKLHALASLNSVVHLFYPEISTSIPTIESLYEDEEFDQRQLAALVVSKVFYYLGELNDALLYALGAGPLFDVSEDSDYAHALLAKALDEYASFKTKASKATEEEENVDPRLETIVERMLEKYDNILPFAHIFLFLRWSVQLKVTLCCRCVLDGKYQQAMGMAVECRRLDKLEEAIVRCDNIHGALSYCINLSHQYVSHREYRCEVLRCLVKIYQTLPHPDFLSICQCLMFLGEPETVANILDTLLSGSKDDALLAYQIAFDLVENENQAFLLNVRNRLDSQTPGQSNPDSGSALPADQTVNAGATSTEPAGDVQMGDDTTTANGNAHPVDPNEAAHADKLAKLKGILSGEKSIQLTLQFLYSHNRSDLLILKTIKQAVEMRNSVCHSATICSNAIMHAGTTVDTFLRENLEWLSRATNWAKFSATAGLGVIHRGHLQQGRALMAPYLPQSGAVGGGSPYSEGGALYALGLIHANHGEGIKQFLRESLRNTSAEVIQHGACLGLGLASLGTADEEVFEDIKNVLYTDSAVAGEAAGIGMGLLMVGTASEKATEMLAYAHDTQHEKIIRGLALGIALTVYGREEEADTLIEQMTRDQDPILRYGGMYALALAYRGTANNKAIHQLLHFAVSDVSDDVRRTAVMGLGFVLYNEPEQTPRIVSLLSESYNPHVRYGAALAVGISCAGTGLSDAISLLEPLTSDVVDFVRQGALIAMAMVMIQTNESFDSRVGTFRRQLEKIILDKHEDTMSKMGAILASGILDAGGRNVTIKLLSRNKHDKLTAVIGLAVFTQFWYWYPLLYFISLAFSPTAIIGLNSNLEVPKFEFLSHAKPSLFEYPKPTTQQTTTSAVKLPTAILSTYAKAKSRAKKDAESKAANQEKTAEAESKANQEKSTAESKPSQEKSTEAESKAKTTEDASGSTAGEASKTQEKDGDAMQVDGAAEKKAPEPEPAFQILANPARVVPAQEKFIKFIEGSRYVPVRPAPCGFILLRDTQPSEAEELVLTDAPATVATAAGNNAAAAAAGPGSAAMAVDDEPQPPQPFEYSA; from the exons atggcggcggtggCCACTGTCAGCTCGGCCGGCGGGATCCTCGCCATGCTCCACGAGCCGGCGGAGGAGCTCAAGCTGCACGCGCTCGCCAGCCTCAACTCCGTCGTCCACCTCTTCTACCCCGAGATCTCCACCAGCATCCCCACCAT TGAGAGCTTGtatgaagatgaggagtttgacCAGAGACAGCTAGCTGCACTAGTTGTTTCTAAG GTATTTTACTACTTGGGCGAGTTAAATGATGCACTGTTGTATGCACTTGGTGCTGGGCCTCTGTTTGACGTTTCTGAGGATTCAGACTATGCCCATGCTCTTCTAG CCAAAGCATTAGATGAATATGCGAGTTTCAAGACAAAAGCTTCTAAAGCTacagaggaagaagaaaatgtgGATCCGAGATTGGAAACCATAGTGGAGAGGATGTTGGAGAAGTATGATAATATCCTACCGTTTGCACATATCTTCTTATTTCTCAGATGGAGTGTTCAGCTAAAGGTTACTCTTTGCTGTAGGTGCGTTCTTGATGGGAAATACCAACAGGCCATGGGTATGGCTGTTGAATGCAGGAGACTGGATAAACTGGAGGAAGCAATTGTTCGGTGTGATAATATTCACGGGGCTCTTTCATATTGCATCAACCTTTCTCATCAATATGTTAGTCACCGTGAATATCGCTGTGAG GTTCTTCGCTGTCTTGTTAAAATATATCAGACTTTGCCGCATCCAGATTTTCTGAGCATCTGCCAGTGTCTTATGTTTCTGGGTGAGCCTGAAACTGTTGCTAATATATTGGACACACTACTTTCTGGAAGCAAG GATGATGCTCTCCTTGCATACCAAATTGCCTTTGATCTGGTGGAAAATGAAAATCAGGCCTTCCTTTTGAACGTGAGGAATCGCCTGGACTCACAGACTCCTGGTCAGTCTAATCCTGATAGTGGTTCGGCTTTACCGGCCGATCAGACTGTTAATGCGGGTGCAACTAGCACAGAACCAGCGGGTGATGTTCAGATGGGAGATGACACTACTACAGCAAATGGAAATGCTCAcccagtggatccaaatgaggcaGCTCATGCTGATAAGCTTGCGAAACTTAAAGGAATACTGTCAGGGGAGAAGTCTATTCAGCTTACGCTGCAATTTTTGTATAGCCACAACAG GTCTGATCTTCTAATTCTGAAGACAATAAAGCAGGCTGTGGAAATGAGGAACAGTGTTTGCCATAGTGCAACTATTTGTTCGAATGCGATCATGCATGCAGGAACAACTGTAGATACCTTTCTAAGAGAGAATCTG GAGTGGTTAAGCAGGGCAACTAATTGGGCTAAATTCAGTGCAACAGCTGGGCTAGGTGTGATTCATAGAGGCCACCTTCAGCAAGGTCGGGCTTTGATGGCCCCATACCTACCTCAAAGTGGTGCAGTTGGTGGTGGCAGTCCATACTCGGAAGGTGGTGCCCTCTATGCTTTAGGTTTGATTCATGCCAACCATGGTGAAGGAATCAAACAATTCCTCCGTGAAAGCCTTCGCAACACCAGTGCAGAG GTCATCCAGCATGGTGCCTGTTTGGGACTTGGGCTTGCATCTCTGGGGACAGCAGATGAAGAAGTGTTTGAAGACATAAAGAATGTCCTTTACACAGACAGTGCTGTGGCTGGTGAAGCAGCTGGTATTGGCATGGGTTTGCTCATGGTTGGGACAGCCAGCGAGAAGGCCACTGAGATGCTCGCTTATGCACATGATACACAACATGAAAAGATTATCAG GGGTTTGGCACTTGGCATTGCATTGACGGTGTATGGCAGGGAGGAGGAAGCTGACACCTTGATCGAACAAATGACTAGAGATCAAGATCCCATACTACGATATGGTGGTATGTATGCATTGGCTCTAGCCTACAGAGGAACTGCAAATAACAAAGCTATCCATCAGTTGCTGCATTTTGCTGTATCGGATGTCAGTGATGATGTTCGTAGGACTGCAGTTATGGGTCTTGGATTTGTTCTATACAACGAACCGGAGCAG ACTCCAAGAATTGTGTCCCTGCTCTCTGAATCGTACAACCCGCATGTTCGCTATGGTGCTGCTTTAGCTGTTGGGATATCCTGTGCCGGAACAGGGTTAAGTGATGCCATTTCCTTGTTGGAGCCTCTCACATCAGACGTTGTTGACTTTGTGCGCCAGGGGGCTCTAATTGCTATGGCAATGGTCATGATCCagacgaatgaatcctttgatTCTCGTGTTGGAACATTCAGGCGTCAGTTGGAGAAGATCATTCTTGACAAGCATGAGGACACCATGAGCAAAATGGGTGCCATACTTGCTTCTGGTATTCTGGATGCTGGTGGTAGGAATGTCACAATCAAACTTCTCTCGAGGAACAAGCATGACAAGCTCACTGCTGTGATTGGCCTTGCTGTTTTCACCCAGTTCTGGTACTGGTATCCACTCCTATACTTCATCAGTTTGGCCTTCTCGCCAACAGCCATCATTGGTCTCAACTCAAACCTGGAAGTGCCGAAGTTTGAATTTCTGTCACATGCTAAACCGTCCCTCTTTGAGTATCCCAAACCGACCACTCAGCAGACTACAACTTCAGCTGTCAAGCTGCCCACAGCCATTTTGTCGACCTATGCCAAGGCAAAATCTAGGGCGAAGAAGGATGCAGAAAGCAAAGCTGCTAACCAGGAGAAGACAGCTGAAGCAGAGAGCAAAGCTAACCAGGAGAAGTCAACAGCAGAAAGCAAACCTAGCCAGGAGAAATCAACGGAGGCAGAAAGCAAAGCCAAGACGACGGAGGATGCTTCTGGTTCTACTGCAGGCGAGGCATCTAAAACACAGGAGAAGGACGGTGATGCAATGCAG GTTGACGGCGCAGCAGAGAAGAAGGCCCCGGAGCCAGAACCTGCCTTCCAGATCCTGGCGAACCCAGCCCGCGTTGTTCCCGCGCAGGAGAAGTTCATCAAGTTCATCGAGGGCAGCCGATACGTCCCTGTGAGGCCCGCACCCTGCGGGTTCATCCTCCTCCGAGACACGCAGCCCAGCGAGGCGGAGGAGCTCGTGCTCACCGACGCCCCCGCGACTGTGGCCACGGCCGCCGGCAACAACGCAGCAGCCGCTGCTGCGGGGCCAGGCTCGGCCGCCATGGCCGTGGACGACGAGCCCCAGCCACCCCAACCTTTTGAGTACTCGGCCTAG
- the LOC123427666 gene encoding 26S proteasome non-ATPase regulatory subunit 1 homolog A-like isoform X2 has translation MAAVATVSSAGGILAMLHEPAEELKLHALASLNSVVHLFYPEISTSIPTIESLYEDEEFDQRQLAALVVSKVFYYLGELNDALLYALGAGPLFDVSEDSDYAHALLAKALDEYASFKTKASKATEEEENVDPRLETIVERMLEKCVLDGKYQQAMGMAVECRRLDKLEEAIVRCDNIHGALSYCINLSHQYVSHREYRCEVLRCLVKIYQTLPHPDFLSICQCLMFLGEPETVANILDTLLSGSKDDALLAYQIAFDLVENENQAFLLNVRNRLDSQTPGQSNPDSGSALPADQTVNAGATSTEPAGDVQMGDDTTTANGNAHPVDPNEAAHADKLAKLKGILSGEKSIQLTLQFLYSHNRSDLLILKTIKQAVEMRNSVCHSATICSNAIMHAGTTVDTFLRENLEWLSRATNWAKFSATAGLGVIHRGHLQQGRALMAPYLPQSGAVGGGSPYSEGGALYALGLIHANHGEGIKQFLRESLRNTSAEVIQHGACLGLGLASLGTADEEVFEDIKNVLYTDSAVAGEAAGIGMGLLMVGTASEKATEMLAYAHDTQHEKIIRGLALGIALTVYGREEEADTLIEQMTRDQDPILRYGGMYALALAYRGTANNKAIHQLLHFAVSDVSDDVRRTAVMGLGFVLYNEPEQTPRIVSLLSESYNPHVRYGAALAVGISCAGTGLSDAISLLEPLTSDVVDFVRQGALIAMAMVMIQTNESFDSRVGTFRRQLEKIILDKHEDTMSKMGAILASGILDAGGRNVTIKLLSRNKHDKLTAVIGLAVFTQFWYWYPLLYFISLAFSPTAIIGLNSNLEVPKFEFLSHAKPSLFEYPKPTTQQTTTSAVKLPTAILSTYAKAKSRAKKDAESKAANQEKTAEAESKANQEKSTAESKPSQEKSTEAESKAKTTEDASGSTAGEASKTQEKDGDAMQVDGAAEKKAPEPEPAFQILANPARVVPAQEKFIKFIEGSRYVPVRPAPCGFILLRDTQPSEAEELVLTDAPATVATAAGNNAAAAAAGPGSAAMAVDDEPQPPQPFEYSA, from the exons atggcggcggtggCCACTGTCAGCTCGGCCGGCGGGATCCTCGCCATGCTCCACGAGCCGGCGGAGGAGCTCAAGCTGCACGCGCTCGCCAGCCTCAACTCCGTCGTCCACCTCTTCTACCCCGAGATCTCCACCAGCATCCCCACCAT TGAGAGCTTGtatgaagatgaggagtttgacCAGAGACAGCTAGCTGCACTAGTTGTTTCTAAG GTATTTTACTACTTGGGCGAGTTAAATGATGCACTGTTGTATGCACTTGGTGCTGGGCCTCTGTTTGACGTTTCTGAGGATTCAGACTATGCCCATGCTCTTCTAG CCAAAGCATTAGATGAATATGCGAGTTTCAAGACAAAAGCTTCTAAAGCTacagaggaagaagaaaatgtgGATCCGAGATTGGAAACCATAGTGGAGAGGATGTTGGAGAA GTGCGTTCTTGATGGGAAATACCAACAGGCCATGGGTATGGCTGTTGAATGCAGGAGACTGGATAAACTGGAGGAAGCAATTGTTCGGTGTGATAATATTCACGGGGCTCTTTCATATTGCATCAACCTTTCTCATCAATATGTTAGTCACCGTGAATATCGCTGTGAG GTTCTTCGCTGTCTTGTTAAAATATATCAGACTTTGCCGCATCCAGATTTTCTGAGCATCTGCCAGTGTCTTATGTTTCTGGGTGAGCCTGAAACTGTTGCTAATATATTGGACACACTACTTTCTGGAAGCAAG GATGATGCTCTCCTTGCATACCAAATTGCCTTTGATCTGGTGGAAAATGAAAATCAGGCCTTCCTTTTGAACGTGAGGAATCGCCTGGACTCACAGACTCCTGGTCAGTCTAATCCTGATAGTGGTTCGGCTTTACCGGCCGATCAGACTGTTAATGCGGGTGCAACTAGCACAGAACCAGCGGGTGATGTTCAGATGGGAGATGACACTACTACAGCAAATGGAAATGCTCAcccagtggatccaaatgaggcaGCTCATGCTGATAAGCTTGCGAAACTTAAAGGAATACTGTCAGGGGAGAAGTCTATTCAGCTTACGCTGCAATTTTTGTATAGCCACAACAG GTCTGATCTTCTAATTCTGAAGACAATAAAGCAGGCTGTGGAAATGAGGAACAGTGTTTGCCATAGTGCAACTATTTGTTCGAATGCGATCATGCATGCAGGAACAACTGTAGATACCTTTCTAAGAGAGAATCTG GAGTGGTTAAGCAGGGCAACTAATTGGGCTAAATTCAGTGCAACAGCTGGGCTAGGTGTGATTCATAGAGGCCACCTTCAGCAAGGTCGGGCTTTGATGGCCCCATACCTACCTCAAAGTGGTGCAGTTGGTGGTGGCAGTCCATACTCGGAAGGTGGTGCCCTCTATGCTTTAGGTTTGATTCATGCCAACCATGGTGAAGGAATCAAACAATTCCTCCGTGAAAGCCTTCGCAACACCAGTGCAGAG GTCATCCAGCATGGTGCCTGTTTGGGACTTGGGCTTGCATCTCTGGGGACAGCAGATGAAGAAGTGTTTGAAGACATAAAGAATGTCCTTTACACAGACAGTGCTGTGGCTGGTGAAGCAGCTGGTATTGGCATGGGTTTGCTCATGGTTGGGACAGCCAGCGAGAAGGCCACTGAGATGCTCGCTTATGCACATGATACACAACATGAAAAGATTATCAG GGGTTTGGCACTTGGCATTGCATTGACGGTGTATGGCAGGGAGGAGGAAGCTGACACCTTGATCGAACAAATGACTAGAGATCAAGATCCCATACTACGATATGGTGGTATGTATGCATTGGCTCTAGCCTACAGAGGAACTGCAAATAACAAAGCTATCCATCAGTTGCTGCATTTTGCTGTATCGGATGTCAGTGATGATGTTCGTAGGACTGCAGTTATGGGTCTTGGATTTGTTCTATACAACGAACCGGAGCAG ACTCCAAGAATTGTGTCCCTGCTCTCTGAATCGTACAACCCGCATGTTCGCTATGGTGCTGCTTTAGCTGTTGGGATATCCTGTGCCGGAACAGGGTTAAGTGATGCCATTTCCTTGTTGGAGCCTCTCACATCAGACGTTGTTGACTTTGTGCGCCAGGGGGCTCTAATTGCTATGGCAATGGTCATGATCCagacgaatgaatcctttgatTCTCGTGTTGGAACATTCAGGCGTCAGTTGGAGAAGATCATTCTTGACAAGCATGAGGACACCATGAGCAAAATGGGTGCCATACTTGCTTCTGGTATTCTGGATGCTGGTGGTAGGAATGTCACAATCAAACTTCTCTCGAGGAACAAGCATGACAAGCTCACTGCTGTGATTGGCCTTGCTGTTTTCACCCAGTTCTGGTACTGGTATCCACTCCTATACTTCATCAGTTTGGCCTTCTCGCCAACAGCCATCATTGGTCTCAACTCAAACCTGGAAGTGCCGAAGTTTGAATTTCTGTCACATGCTAAACCGTCCCTCTTTGAGTATCCCAAACCGACCACTCAGCAGACTACAACTTCAGCTGTCAAGCTGCCCACAGCCATTTTGTCGACCTATGCCAAGGCAAAATCTAGGGCGAAGAAGGATGCAGAAAGCAAAGCTGCTAACCAGGAGAAGACAGCTGAAGCAGAGAGCAAAGCTAACCAGGAGAAGTCAACAGCAGAAAGCAAACCTAGCCAGGAGAAATCAACGGAGGCAGAAAGCAAAGCCAAGACGACGGAGGATGCTTCTGGTTCTACTGCAGGCGAGGCATCTAAAACACAGGAGAAGGACGGTGATGCAATGCAG GTTGACGGCGCAGCAGAGAAGAAGGCCCCGGAGCCAGAACCTGCCTTCCAGATCCTGGCGAACCCAGCCCGCGTTGTTCCCGCGCAGGAGAAGTTCATCAAGTTCATCGAGGGCAGCCGATACGTCCCTGTGAGGCCCGCACCCTGCGGGTTCATCCTCCTCCGAGACACGCAGCCCAGCGAGGCGGAGGAGCTCGTGCTCACCGACGCCCCCGCGACTGTGGCCACGGCCGCCGGCAACAACGCAGCAGCCGCTGCTGCGGGGCCAGGCTCGGCCGCCATGGCCGTGGACGACGAGCCCCAGCCACCCCAACCTTTTGAGTACTCGGCCTAG